The stretch of DNA TCCATTACAATTCATCTCCGTTTTTTTCTAGTAATGCTTGTAACCAATAGAAGGACTTTTTGGGAACCCGTTTTAAGTCTTTCAAATCGTGGTTACTGCGGTTAACATAAACGACCCCGTAACGTTTTTCAATATCAGCATGTGAACTCGGAATGTCAATCAATCCCCAGCCAAGGTAACCTAAGACCTTGGCGCCGTCGATAAACATGGCATCCTTCATCGCTTTGATGTGTTCAGCGTGATACTTGATTCGCAGGTCATCTTCAATCATATGCTGGCCGTCCCAGTGCTCGCTGATCCCAATCCCATTTTCAATGGGGAAAACGGGAACTTGGTAACGATTGTATAGGTCGGTAATCAAGGTACGAAAACCAAGCGGATCGATGGTCCAGTCCCATTCGTTGGTATCTAGAAAACGGTTGCTTTCACTCCCGTAATTTAAATAACGATTGGGCGCTGTCCCTGCTGGAATCTTATCGGCATTGATCGTAGTGGTGCGATAATAGCTGAATGAAATAAAGTCCGCGTGCATCTTGGCGAGAATTTCATCATCGCCAGGCTGCAAGTCGTAATCGATATCATGATTCTTGATATAGGTTAAAACTTCGTGGTCATAATGACCGTAGACGAACGCTTCGTTCAAATTTTGATTGGAAAATTGATCCAATTGCCGAGCAGCAAAGACATCATTCGGTTTAGCAGTGGCCGGATAAACCGGTGTATCCGCTAACATTCCGCCGAACTTTAAATTAGCATAATGTTCGTGAACGTACGCATCCAATTGCGCATGAGCGAGCATCGTGTGATGGAAGATCG from Lactiplantibacillus brownii encodes:
- a CDS encoding glycoside hydrolase family 1 protein codes for the protein MSVSRKMPTDFFWGNSVSSMQTEGAWNIDGKGLSVYDVRPATENTADWHDAIDEYHRYDEDLDLMKSMHMNMYRIQVSWSRVVPDGDGAFNEAGLAFYDRLVNAMLKRGITPMICLYHFDMPLALAQKENGFMSRHTVDAFVRFGKKVIDHFADRVKYWITFNEHNLYFSDEVFNISGYTKGDRSLNDMYTIFHHTMLAHAQLDAYVHEHYANLKFGGMLADTPVYPATAKPNDVFAARQLDQFSNQNLNEAFVYGHYDHEVLTYIKNHDIDYDLQPGDDEILAKMHADFISFSYYRTTTINADKIPAGTAPNRYLNYGSESNRFLDTNEWDWTIDPLGFRTLITDLYNRYQVPVFPIENGIGISEHWDGQHMIEDDLRIKYHAEHIKAMKDAMFIDGAKVLGYLGWGLIDIPSSHADIEKRYGVVYVNRSNHDLKDLKRVPKKSFYWLQALLEKNGDEL